In one window of Pseudoliparis swirei isolate HS2019 ecotype Mariana Trench chromosome 15, NWPU_hadal_v1, whole genome shotgun sequence DNA:
- the setd1ba gene encoding histone-lysine N-methyltransferase SETD1B-A isoform X4, which yields MSKPGEKNRLNEDHGRKQSSSLANGMDSHPVCGSAAEKRSHWRSYKLIIDPALKKGQHKLYRYDGQTFNMPNPGIPPVDIVRDPRIGRLWTKYKETDLPVPTFKIDECYIGPVPPKEVTFARLNDNIREGFLTDMCKKFGELEHVEILYNPKNKKHLGVAKVVFENVKAAKAAVQSLHKTSVMGNFIHVELDPKGENRLRYFQLLMNGSYTPLTLPVGGEETREVSPRSLAEALLACEPIRRLSESSVSAVCGALPPSSSTTPVSLETGYSSLRQDTPQSQGTPHTPRQSGTPFSQESNFSSRQSTPVYPSSRAESSGSYKSRRHESKFQDAYNRRPERPQYRSNMYRSTTSEPAPFKQNQLTPPEPPPSTPSFTYTPPLPATPNFKSAFSPYQAPLPPAFPPSEPAFHNAAQREGEYLRPPEPPLAAATDFLPVKERPETPPIPEPPPEPMPVPHPTTPPPQTPEHCPSPGSPTLDLERNSLDSRIEMLLKEKKTKLLPFLEERDSDTEVRMEGSPISSSSSQLSPIPPFTSGSQGGQQNSRPSSTGLEDISPTPLPESEDEDPTPGTAVLIKRISSPVQETTSNSDLKDGHPRGHTPTETVEMAHQSSGEDMEISDDEMPGTPNSGEDCGKGIVMNSAVSPMQTISIPPPGFPHQVGYQISHHHLAGHSAVPGHAHLAGHPGVPHHMLPHMNPYSHGMMQQMELMNCMRWEQWSTVPMSFQMQQQMLSRMAQTRGPYQYPHFMESAAAAPYGAPYQPVTVAATPAAGAAAAPEQQWQHPSIPKFNPTVPPPGYETKKEDPHKATVDGVLLVIVKELKAIMKRDLNRKMVEVVAFRAFDDWWEKKELSAKVSLTPVKGAEGKEDERPKPKETMGSRLLENWNKGEGLGYEGIGLGISLRGAIRLPSFKVKRKEPPEAAAAGDNKRARPSTPADDELEDEDRDRDPAELPLDDSKMDTDSASGKRRHSRPLELDSEGEEEVDTSGKEEESLSDREEEPDETLASDRLSSGKESADEDSSSESASSDSSDEEGENSASSKASSDSSAESADSSEYELSSEEEADEEEEEEEEAAVQDLEAEGKAAVTSSSSSSSSMSSSDEDERKAKTKAPRPPSGAGPEDTEEHGRREELSIKPQSRPPSPEAEVTEDLKPPSPKSIPVVQEKDVRVDRNIPAVKEHVANLRPPTPTGALPDSDQEAKALAFNRKISTESLDERPVFKEPPTSTLPGQAPSAGAEPSLSGPEDLPAGLTVAVPAPSETAASKRKPGRPKGRKPPAAADESLDLSSDSALPRDARLGDLTTRTISAISAKNPHHPSLDFREGALKARTVLPDDDGFLSYEEEAPVIAKPTRRARRGWEELLLGSLSPVSSPHRPYFNPRSEFEEMTILYDIWNEGIDDEDMRLLQITYDKMLQQDNGNDWLNDTLWVNHPSTNIPRVKKKRRDDGMRDHVTGCARSEGYYKIDKKDKIKYLQSTKLQSDEPPFDTQGMSIPAQVHASTRAGSERRSEQRRLLSSFACDSDLLKFNQLKFRKKRIRFCKSHIHDWGLFAMEPIAADEMVIEYVGQNIRQVIADMREKRYEEEGIGSSYMFRVDHDTIIDATKCGNFARFINHSCNPNCYAKVITVESQKKIVIYSRQPINVNEEITYDYKFPIEDEKIPCLCGAENCRGTLN from the exons ATGTCCAAGCCAGGGGAGAAAAACAGATTGAACGAAGACCATGGCAGAAAGCAGAGTTCAA GTTTGGCGAACGGCATGGACAGTCATCCCGTCTGCGGCTCGGCGGCGGAGAAGCGGAGTCACTGGAGAAGTTACAAGTTGATTATTGACCCGGCGCTGAAGAAGGGACAGCACAAACTCTACCGCTACGATGGACAGACTTTCAACATGCCC AACCCCGGGATACCACCGGTGGACATCGTCCGAGACCCGAGGATCGGTCGCCTCTGGACTAAGTACAAAGAGACGGACCTACCGGTGCCGACATTTAAG atCGATGAGTGTTACATCGGCCCGGTGCCCCCGAAGGAGGTGACGTTCGCGCGGCTCAACGACAACATTCGGGAAGGATTTCTTACCGACATGTGCAAAAAATTTGGAGAACTCGAGCACGTGGAGATCTTGTACAATCCGAAGAACAAAAAGCACCTGGGGGTCGCCAAAGTAGTTTTTGAGAACGTGAAGGCCGCCAAAGCGGCGGTGCAGTCGCTCCACAAGACATCTGTTATGGGAAACTTCATCCACGTGGAGCTGGACCCGAAAG GTGAGAATCGCCTGAGATACTTCCAGCTCCTGATGAATGGCAGCTACACTCCTCTGACCTTGCCTGTCGGGGGAGAGGAGACCCGGGAAGTTTCCCCTCGTAGCCTGGCAGAGGCCCTACTG GCCTGCGAGCCCATCCGCAGGTTGTCGGAGAGCAGCGTGTCGGCCGTTTGTGGAGCATTGCCCCCGAGCAGCTCCACCACTCCGGTGTCCCTGGAGACGGGCTACTCCAGCTTAAGGCAGGACACGCCCCAGTCCCAGGGAACCCCTCATACCCCGCGCCAGTCGGGTACGCCCTTCTCGCAAGAGTCCAATTTCTCCAGCCGGCAGTCCACCCCGGTGTACCCGTCCAGCCGGGCCGAGAGCTCCGGGAGTTACAAGTCTCGCCGACACGAGAGCAAGTTCCAGGATGCGTACAACCGCCGGCCGGAGAGGCCTCAGTACCGCAGCAACATGTACAGGAGTACGACGTCTGAGCCGGCTCCCTTCAAACAGAACCAACTCACCCCACCTgaacctccaccctccaccccctccttcaCCTACACACCGCCTCTCCCTGCGACGCCCAACTTCAAGTCGGCCTTCTCGCCCTACCAGGCGCCTTTGCCCCCCGCGTTCCCCCCTTCGGAGCCTGCTTTCCATAACGCAGCCCAAAGGGAGGGGGAGTACCTCCGACCACCGGAGCCGCCCCTGGCAGCTGCCACTGACTTTTTGCCCGTCAAGGAGAGACCAGAAACTCCTCCGATCCCGGAGCCCCCGCCCGAGCCCATGCCCGTGCCCCATCCGaccacccctcctcctcagacGCCAGAGCACTGCCCCTCACCCGGCTCCCCCACACTTGATCTGGAGCGCAATAGCCTGGATTCCCGCATCGAGATGCTCCTCAaggagaaaaagacaaaactgCTGCCGTTCCTGGAGGAGCGAGACTCCGACACGGAGGTGCGTATGGAGGGAAGtcccatctcctcctcgtcctcgcaGCTATCCCCAATCCCCCCTTTCACGAGCGGCTCCCAAGGGGGCCAGCAAAACTCCCGTCCCTCGAGCACAGGCCTGGAGGATATCAGTCCGACCCCATTGCCAGAATCGGAAGATGAAGATCCAACTCCCGGAACCGCCGTCCTGATCAAGAGAATCAGTTCTCCGGTCCAGGAGACGACGAGCAACAGTGACCTCAAAGACGGACATCCTCGAGGCCACACTCCCACTGAAACAGTTGAAATG GCTCATCAGTCGTCGGGTGAAGACATGGAGATTTCCGACGATGAGATGCCCGGGACGCCAAACAGCGGCGAAGACTGTGGCAAGGGCATCGTCATGAACTCCGCCGTGTCCCCGATGCAGACCATTTCCATCCCTCCCCCCGGCTTCCCGCACCAGGTCGGCTATCAGATCTCACATCACCACTTGGCCGGTCACTCTGCCGTGCCGGGACACGCTCACCTGGCCGGTCATCCTGGAGTGCCTCACCATATGCTGCCACACATGAACCCCTACTCTCACGGCATGATGCAGCAGATGGAGCTGATGAACTGCATGCGGTGGGAACAGTGGAGCACGGTTCCCATGTCCTTCCAGATGCAGCAGCAGATGCTGAGTCGCATGGCTCAGACCAGAGGTCCCTATCAATATCCACATTTTATGGAGAGCGCTGCGGCGGCGCCCTACGGGGCTCCCTACCAGCCTGTGACCGTGGCAGCTACACCTGCTGCcggcgcagcagcagcacccgAACAGCAATGGCAGCATCCCAGTATACCAAAGTTCAACCCGACTGTTCCTCCTCCTGGATATGAGACGAAAAAGGAGGATCCGCACAAGGCCACCGTTGACGGTGTCCTGCTGGTCATTGTCAAGGAGCTGAAGGCCATCATGAAGAGGGACCTTAACCGCAaaatggtggaggtggtggcgTTCAGAGCCTTCGACGACTGGTGGGAAAAGAAGGAACTCTCAGCAAAG GTGTCTCTGACTCCAGTGAAGGGGGCCGAGGGGAAGGAAGACGAGAGACCCAAACCCAAAGAGACGATGGGTTCAAGGCTGCTGGAGAACTGGAACAAGGGCGAGGGCCTGGGCTACGAGGGGATCGGCCTGGGAATCAGTTTACGAGGGGCCATCCGCCTGCCCTCCTTCAAG gtgaaaAGGAAGGAGCCGCCCGAGGCTGCAGCGGCAGGCGACAACAAACGAGCGCGGCCCTCCACGCCGGCGGACGACGAGCTGGAGGACGAAG ACCGGGATCGAGACCCGGCGGAGCTCCCGCTGGACGACTCCAAAATGGACACCGACAGTGCGTCGGGGAAGCGACGGCACTCGCGGCCGCTTGAACTGGAcagcgagggagaggaggaggtggacacctcagggaaggaagaggagtCGTTGTccgacagggaggaggagcctgatgAAACTCTGGCTTCTGATAGGCTGTCATCAGGAAAA GAGAGTGCCGATGAAGACTCATCCAGTGAGAGCGCCTCCTCCGATTCATCCGATGAAG AAGGGGAGAACTCCGCTTCCTCCAAAGCCAGCTCCGACTCCTCAGCCGAAAGCGCCGACTCCTCCGAGTACGAGTTGAGCTCGGAAGAGGAggcggacgaggaggaggaggaggaggaggaggcggcggtaCAAGATCTGGAGGCTGAGGGCAAAGCAGCAGTGACctcgtcgtcctcgtcgtctTCATCAATGTCCTCTTCGGATGAAGACGAAAGGAAGGCAAAGACCAAGGCCCCGCGCCCTCcttcgggggcggggccagaggaCACGGAGGAGcacgggaggagagaggagctcagcatCAAACCCCAAAGCAGACCTCCGAGCCCTGAGGCGGAGGTGACGGAGGACCTGAAGCCTCCATCCCCCAAAAGCATCCCAG TAGTCCAAGAGAAAGACGTCCGAGTGGACAGAAACATTCCCGCAGTGAAGGAGCATGTAGCAAACCTCCGGCCGCCCACTCCCACGGGCGCCCTGCCCGACAGCGACCAGGAGGCGAAAG CACTGGCTTTTAATAGGAAAATATCCACTGAGAGCCTGGATGAGAGGCCTGTTTTCAAGGAGCCGCCCACCAGCACTCTGCCCGGCCAGGCCCCGTCAGCCGGAGCAGAGCCTTCGCTCAGTGGCCCCGAAGATCTGCCCGCCGGTCTCACCGTCGCCGTCCCCGCGCCGTCGGAAACGGCCGCGTCGAAGAGGAAACCGGGTCGGCCCAAAGGCAGAAAGCCTCCGGCTGCAGCCGATGAGTCTTTGGATCTCTCGTCCGACTCGGCGCTGCCTCGCGACGCGCGACTCGGCGATCTGACCACGCGAACCATCTCCGCCATCTCCGCCAAGAACCCTCACCACCCGAGTCTGGACTTCCGGGAAGGAGCGCTGAAGGCCCGGACGGTCCTGCCGGACGACGACGGCTTCCTGTCCTACGAAGAGGAGGCGCCCGTGATCGCCAAGCCGACCCGGAGGGCACGGCGAGGctgggaggagctgctgctgggcaGCCTGTCCCCCGTCAGCTCGCCACACCGGCCCTACTTTAATCCACGCTCTGAGTTTGAGGAGATGACCATCCTGTACGACATCTGGAACGAAGGCATCGACGACGAGGACATGCGGCTTCTGCAGATCACGTACGACAAGATGCTGCAGCAGGACAACGGCAACGACTGGCTCAACGACACGCTGTGGGTCAACCATCCTT CGACTAACATCCCGAGAGTGAAGAAAAAGAGACGAGACGACGGCATGAGGGACCACGTGACGGGCTGCGCGCGAAGCGAGGGGTACTACAAGATCGACAAGAAGGACAAGATCAAGTACCTGCAGAGCACCAAGCTGCAGTCGGACGAGCCGCCGTTCGACACGCAG GGGATGAGTATTCCAGCGCAGGTCCACGCCTCCACCAGAGCCGGGTCGGAGCGGCGGTCGGAGCAGAGGCGGCTGTTGTCCTCGTTCGCGTGCGACAGCGACCTGCTGAAGTTCAACCAGCTGAAG TTCCGGAAGAAGAGGATCCGGTTCTGCAAGTCGCACATCCA
- the setd1ba gene encoding histone-lysine N-methyltransferase SETD1B-A isoform X2, with the protein MSKPGEKNRLNEDHGRKQSSSLANGMDSHPVCGSAAEKRSHWRSYKLIIDPALKKGQHKLYRYDGQTFNMPNPGIPPVDIVRDPRIGRLWTKYKETDLPVPTFKIDECYIGPVPPKEVTFARLNDNIREGFLTDMCKKFGELEHVEILYNPKNKKHLGVAKVVFENVKAAKAAVQSLHKTSVMGNFIHVELDPKGENRLRYFQLLMNGSYTPLTLPVGGEETREVSPRSLAEALLACEPIRRLSESSVSAVCGALPPSSSTTPVSLETGYSSLRQDTPQSQGTPHTPRQSGTPFSQESNFSSRQSTPVYPSSRAESSGSYKSRRHESKFQDAYNRRPERPQYRSNMYRSTTSEPAPFKQNQLTPPEPPPSTPSFTYTPPLPATPNFKSAFSPYQAPLPPAFPPSEPAFHNAAQREGEYLRPPEPPLAAATDFLPVKERPETPPIPEPPPEPMPVPHPTTPPPQTPEHCPSPGSPTLDLERNSLDSRIEMLLKEKKTKLLPFLEERDSDTEVRMEGSPISSSSSQLSPIPPFTSGSQGGQQNSRPSSTGLEDISPTPLPESEDEDPTPGTAVLIKRISSPVQETTSNSDLKDGHPRGHTPTETVEMAHQSSGEDMEISDDEMPGTPNSGEDCGKGIVMNSAVSPMQTISIPPPGFPHQVGYQISHHHLAGHSAVPGHAHLAGHPGVPHHMLPHMNPYSHGMMQQMELMNCMRWEQWSTVPMSFQMQQQMLSRMAQTRGPYQYPHFMESAAAAPYGAPYQPVTVAATPAAGAAAAPEQQWQHPSIPKFNPTVPPPGYETKKEDPHKATVDGVLLVIVKELKAIMKRDLNRKMVEVVAFRAFDDWWEKKELSAKVSLTPVKGAEGKEDERPKPKETMGSRLLENWNKGEGLGYEGIGLGISLRGAIRLPSFKVKRKEPPEAAAAGDNKRARPSTPADDELEDEDRDRDPAELPLDDSKMDTDSASGKRRHSRPLELDSEGEEEVDTSGKEEESLSDREEEPDETLASDRLSSGKESADEDSSSESASSDSSDEEGENSASSKASSDSSAESADSSEYELSSEEEADEEEEEEEEAAVQDLEAEGKAAVTSSSSSSSSMSSSDEDERKAKTKAPRPPSGAGPEDTEEHGRREELSIKPQSRPPSPEAEVTEDLKPPSPKSIPVQEKDVRVDRNIPAVKEHVANLRPPTPTGALPDSDQEAKGKAEPEEVPSTPGRLALSQIDASTPAPKALSASLMHLPLLPRPAVEGRSLLHPPLGPLPELPQRARLSTDEDIPRTPGRDLMERSRSLGKSQSTDSVPVTPGSDAPLTGSSLLLISPHIPASPFSYPAQSPVLSAGVPRTPGRDLTFTPVFPDPTALAFNRKISTESLDERPVFKEPPTSTLPGQAPSAGAEPSLSGPEDLPAGLTVAVPAPSETAASKRKPGRPKGRKPPAAADESLDLSSDSALPRDARLGDLTTRTISAISAKNPHHPSLDFREGALKARTVLPDDDGFLSYEEEAPVIAKPTRRARRGWEELLLGSLSPVSSPHRPYFNPRSEFEEMTILYDIWNEGIDDEDMRLLQITYDKMLQQDNGNDWLNDTLWVNHPSTNIPRVKKKRRDDGMRDHVTGCARSEGYYKIDKKDKIKYLQSTKLQSDEPPFDTQGMSIPAQVHASTRAGSERRSEQRRLLSSFACDSDLLKFNQLKFRKKRIRFCKSHIHDWGLFAMEPIAADEMVIEYVGQNIRQVIADMREKRYEEEGIGSSYMFRVDHDTIIDATKCGNFARFINHSCNPNCYAKVITVESQKKIVIYSRQPINVNEEITYDYKFPIEDEKIPCLCGAENCRGTLN; encoded by the exons ATGTCCAAGCCAGGGGAGAAAAACAGATTGAACGAAGACCATGGCAGAAAGCAGAGTTCAA GTTTGGCGAACGGCATGGACAGTCATCCCGTCTGCGGCTCGGCGGCGGAGAAGCGGAGTCACTGGAGAAGTTACAAGTTGATTATTGACCCGGCGCTGAAGAAGGGACAGCACAAACTCTACCGCTACGATGGACAGACTTTCAACATGCCC AACCCCGGGATACCACCGGTGGACATCGTCCGAGACCCGAGGATCGGTCGCCTCTGGACTAAGTACAAAGAGACGGACCTACCGGTGCCGACATTTAAG atCGATGAGTGTTACATCGGCCCGGTGCCCCCGAAGGAGGTGACGTTCGCGCGGCTCAACGACAACATTCGGGAAGGATTTCTTACCGACATGTGCAAAAAATTTGGAGAACTCGAGCACGTGGAGATCTTGTACAATCCGAAGAACAAAAAGCACCTGGGGGTCGCCAAAGTAGTTTTTGAGAACGTGAAGGCCGCCAAAGCGGCGGTGCAGTCGCTCCACAAGACATCTGTTATGGGAAACTTCATCCACGTGGAGCTGGACCCGAAAG GTGAGAATCGCCTGAGATACTTCCAGCTCCTGATGAATGGCAGCTACACTCCTCTGACCTTGCCTGTCGGGGGAGAGGAGACCCGGGAAGTTTCCCCTCGTAGCCTGGCAGAGGCCCTACTG GCCTGCGAGCCCATCCGCAGGTTGTCGGAGAGCAGCGTGTCGGCCGTTTGTGGAGCATTGCCCCCGAGCAGCTCCACCACTCCGGTGTCCCTGGAGACGGGCTACTCCAGCTTAAGGCAGGACACGCCCCAGTCCCAGGGAACCCCTCATACCCCGCGCCAGTCGGGTACGCCCTTCTCGCAAGAGTCCAATTTCTCCAGCCGGCAGTCCACCCCGGTGTACCCGTCCAGCCGGGCCGAGAGCTCCGGGAGTTACAAGTCTCGCCGACACGAGAGCAAGTTCCAGGATGCGTACAACCGCCGGCCGGAGAGGCCTCAGTACCGCAGCAACATGTACAGGAGTACGACGTCTGAGCCGGCTCCCTTCAAACAGAACCAACTCACCCCACCTgaacctccaccctccaccccctccttcaCCTACACACCGCCTCTCCCTGCGACGCCCAACTTCAAGTCGGCCTTCTCGCCCTACCAGGCGCCTTTGCCCCCCGCGTTCCCCCCTTCGGAGCCTGCTTTCCATAACGCAGCCCAAAGGGAGGGGGAGTACCTCCGACCACCGGAGCCGCCCCTGGCAGCTGCCACTGACTTTTTGCCCGTCAAGGAGAGACCAGAAACTCCTCCGATCCCGGAGCCCCCGCCCGAGCCCATGCCCGTGCCCCATCCGaccacccctcctcctcagacGCCAGAGCACTGCCCCTCACCCGGCTCCCCCACACTTGATCTGGAGCGCAATAGCCTGGATTCCCGCATCGAGATGCTCCTCAaggagaaaaagacaaaactgCTGCCGTTCCTGGAGGAGCGAGACTCCGACACGGAGGTGCGTATGGAGGGAAGtcccatctcctcctcgtcctcgcaGCTATCCCCAATCCCCCCTTTCACGAGCGGCTCCCAAGGGGGCCAGCAAAACTCCCGTCCCTCGAGCACAGGCCTGGAGGATATCAGTCCGACCCCATTGCCAGAATCGGAAGATGAAGATCCAACTCCCGGAACCGCCGTCCTGATCAAGAGAATCAGTTCTCCGGTCCAGGAGACGACGAGCAACAGTGACCTCAAAGACGGACATCCTCGAGGCCACACTCCCACTGAAACAGTTGAAATG GCTCATCAGTCGTCGGGTGAAGACATGGAGATTTCCGACGATGAGATGCCCGGGACGCCAAACAGCGGCGAAGACTGTGGCAAGGGCATCGTCATGAACTCCGCCGTGTCCCCGATGCAGACCATTTCCATCCCTCCCCCCGGCTTCCCGCACCAGGTCGGCTATCAGATCTCACATCACCACTTGGCCGGTCACTCTGCCGTGCCGGGACACGCTCACCTGGCCGGTCATCCTGGAGTGCCTCACCATATGCTGCCACACATGAACCCCTACTCTCACGGCATGATGCAGCAGATGGAGCTGATGAACTGCATGCGGTGGGAACAGTGGAGCACGGTTCCCATGTCCTTCCAGATGCAGCAGCAGATGCTGAGTCGCATGGCTCAGACCAGAGGTCCCTATCAATATCCACATTTTATGGAGAGCGCTGCGGCGGCGCCCTACGGGGCTCCCTACCAGCCTGTGACCGTGGCAGCTACACCTGCTGCcggcgcagcagcagcacccgAACAGCAATGGCAGCATCCCAGTATACCAAAGTTCAACCCGACTGTTCCTCCTCCTGGATATGAGACGAAAAAGGAGGATCCGCACAAGGCCACCGTTGACGGTGTCCTGCTGGTCATTGTCAAGGAGCTGAAGGCCATCATGAAGAGGGACCTTAACCGCAaaatggtggaggtggtggcgTTCAGAGCCTTCGACGACTGGTGGGAAAAGAAGGAACTCTCAGCAAAG GTGTCTCTGACTCCAGTGAAGGGGGCCGAGGGGAAGGAAGACGAGAGACCCAAACCCAAAGAGACGATGGGTTCAAGGCTGCTGGAGAACTGGAACAAGGGCGAGGGCCTGGGCTACGAGGGGATCGGCCTGGGAATCAGTTTACGAGGGGCCATCCGCCTGCCCTCCTTCAAG gtgaaaAGGAAGGAGCCGCCCGAGGCTGCAGCGGCAGGCGACAACAAACGAGCGCGGCCCTCCACGCCGGCGGACGACGAGCTGGAGGACGAAG ACCGGGATCGAGACCCGGCGGAGCTCCCGCTGGACGACTCCAAAATGGACACCGACAGTGCGTCGGGGAAGCGACGGCACTCGCGGCCGCTTGAACTGGAcagcgagggagaggaggaggtggacacctcagggaaggaagaggagtCGTTGTccgacagggaggaggagcctgatgAAACTCTGGCTTCTGATAGGCTGTCATCAGGAAAA GAGAGTGCCGATGAAGACTCATCCAGTGAGAGCGCCTCCTCCGATTCATCCGATGAAG AAGGGGAGAACTCCGCTTCCTCCAAAGCCAGCTCCGACTCCTCAGCCGAAAGCGCCGACTCCTCCGAGTACGAGTTGAGCTCGGAAGAGGAggcggacgaggaggaggaggaggaggaggaggcggcggtaCAAGATCTGGAGGCTGAGGGCAAAGCAGCAGTGACctcgtcgtcctcgtcgtctTCATCAATGTCCTCTTCGGATGAAGACGAAAGGAAGGCAAAGACCAAGGCCCCGCGCCCTCcttcgggggcggggccagaggaCACGGAGGAGcacgggaggagagaggagctcagcatCAAACCCCAAAGCAGACCTCCGAGCCCTGAGGCGGAGGTGACGGAGGACCTGAAGCCTCCATCCCCCAAAAGCATCCCAG TCCAAGAGAAAGACGTCCGAGTGGACAGAAACATTCCCGCAGTGAAGGAGCATGTAGCAAACCTCCGGCCGCCCACTCCCACGGGCGCCCTGCCCGACAGCGACCAGGAGGCGAAAGGTAAAGCGGAGCCGGAGGAAGTGCCCAGCACCCCCGGGCGGTTAGCCCTCTCCCAAATCGACGCCAGCACACCCGCCCCCAAAGCGCTCTCTGCATCTTTAATgcacctccctctccttcctcgccCGGCTGTAGAAGGCCGATCCCTGCTTCATCCACCCCTTGGTCCCCTGCCTGAGCTCCCTCAGCGGGCCAGGCTCTCCACGGACGAGGACATCCCCCGCACGCCGGGCAGGGACCTGATGGAGCGCAGCCGGAGTCTGGGCAAGTCCCAGAGCACGGACTCCGTGCCCGTCACGCCTGGGAGCGATGCCCCGCTGACCGGTAGCAGCCTGTTGCTGATCTCCCCTCACATCCCCGCGAGCCCCTTTTCCTACCCGGCACAATCCCCTGTCCTCAGTGCCGGAGTCCCCCGCACTCCAGGAAGAGACTTAACCTTCACCCCTGTCTTCCCTGACCCCACAGCACTGGCTTTTAATAGGAAAATATCCACTGAGAGCCTGGATGAGAGGCCTGTTTTCAAGGAGCCGCCCACCAGCACTCTGCCCGGCCAGGCCCCGTCAGCCGGAGCAGAGCCTTCGCTCAGTGGCCCCGAAGATCTGCCCGCCGGTCTCACCGTCGCCGTCCCCGCGCCGTCGGAAACGGCCGCGTCGAAGAGGAAACCGGGTCGGCCCAAAGGCAGAAAGCCTCCGGCTGCAGCCGATGAGTCTTTGGATCTCTCGTCCGACTCGGCGCTGCCTCGCGACGCGCGACTCGGCGATCTGACCACGCGAACCATCTCCGCCATCTCCGCCAAGAACCCTCACCACCCGAGTCTGGACTTCCGGGAAGGAGCGCTGAAGGCCCGGACGGTCCTGCCGGACGACGACGGCTTCCTGTCCTACGAAGAGGAGGCGCCCGTGATCGCCAAGCCGACCCGGAGGGCACGGCGAGGctgggaggagctgctgctgggcaGCCTGTCCCCCGTCAGCTCGCCACACCGGCCCTACTTTAATCCACGCTCTGAGTTTGAGGAGATGACCATCCTGTACGACATCTGGAACGAAGGCATCGACGACGAGGACATGCGGCTTCTGCAGATCACGTACGACAAGATGCTGCAGCAGGACAACGGCAACGACTGGCTCAACGACACGCTGTGGGTCAACCATCCTT CGACTAACATCCCGAGAGTGAAGAAAAAGAGACGAGACGACGGCATGAGGGACCACGTGACGGGCTGCGCGCGAAGCGAGGGGTACTACAAGATCGACAAGAAGGACAAGATCAAGTACCTGCAGAGCACCAAGCTGCAGTCGGACGAGCCGCCGTTCGACACGCAG GGGATGAGTATTCCAGCGCAGGTCCACGCCTCCACCAGAGCCGGGTCGGAGCGGCGGTCGGAGCAGAGGCGGCTGTTGTCCTCGTTCGCGTGCGACAGCGACCTGCTGAAGTTCAACCAGCTGAAG TTCCGGAAGAAGAGGATCCGGTTCTGCAAGTCGCACATCCA